Proteins from one Carassius auratus strain Wakin linkage group LG28B, ASM336829v1, whole genome shotgun sequence genomic window:
- the LOC113067567 gene encoding major histocompatibility complex class I-related gene protein-like, whose translation MTFATYIAGQTPFPKFSAVLMLDDVQIGYYDSNTWKLVYHSHREYVEEQSDAETVFRVLYNSLKRLEFHYNDHLNHSGVRVTQRLAGCELLNNDKPGPLHFWDAFDGQNVGEFTFDNEKKEIQNKLQWKTWDQAKQLHVKFLHQNVYHPICIKTLRRFLNMEKNNVMRKVKPRVRLMRKMLPDSQGLQISCLATGFYPRHINLTLFMDGQPVDDDQITGGEILPNGDGTYQMRKSLVISEEKLREEHKYNCTMQRLNLDNKLDITSDVDESAPGSSSLSVVISVLLVVFVAVLIIIALIKWKKRQAAASGPDET comes from the exons ATGACTTTTGCGACATATATAGCTGGACAAACACCATTTCCTAAATTCAGTGCTGTGCTCATGTTGGATGATGTGCAAATAGGATATTATGACTCAAACACATGGAAACTTGTCTATCACTCTCACAGAGAATATGTTGAAGAGCAAAGTGATGCTGAAACTGTATTTCGTGTTTTATATAACAGCCTGAAACGTTTGGAATTCCATTATAATGATCACTTAAATCACTCAG GTGTACGTGTTACTCAGAGACTTGCTGGATGTGAATTGTTGAACAATGATAAACCTGGTCCACTTCATTTCTGGGATGCGTTCGATGGACAAAACGTTGGGGAGTTCACCTTTGACAATGAAAAAAAGGAAATCCAGAATAAACTGCAATGGAAAACATGGGACCAAGCAAAACAGCTTCATGTAAAGTTCTTGCATCAAAATGTTTATCATCCTATTTGCATTAAAACCTTGCGGAGGTTTCTGAACATGGAAAAGAACAATGTGATGAGAAAAG TGAAACCCAGAGTCAGACTCATGAGGAAGATGCTCCCAGACTCTCAGGGGCTTCAGATCAGCTGTCTGGCCACTGGTTTTTACCCCCGTCACATTAACCTGACCCTGTTCATGGACGGTCAGCCTgtggatgatgatcagatcacagGAGGAGAGATTCTGCCCAACGGAGATGGAACTTACCAGATGAGGAAGAGTTTGGTGATCAGTGAAGAAAAGCTACGTGAAGAACATAAATACAACTGCACAATGCAACGCCTCAATCTGGACAACAAACTGGACATTACATCTG ATGTGGATGAATCTGCTCCAGGATCCTCCAGTCTGTCTGTAGTGATCAGTGTGCTGCTGGTGGTGTTCGTGGCTGTTCTCATTATAATTGCACTCATCAAATGGAAGAAGAGACAAGCTGCtg CTTCTGGCCCTGATGAAACGTGA